A region from the Acipenser ruthenus chromosome 13, fAciRut3.2 maternal haplotype, whole genome shotgun sequence genome encodes:
- the LOC117418237 gene encoding LIM domain-binding protein 1-like isoform X6 gives MSDQLDLAGCSSKSFKLYSPKEPPNGSAFPPFHPGTMLDRDVGPTPMYPPTYLEPGIGRHTPYGNQTDYRIFELNKRLQNWTEDCDNLWWDAFTTEFFEDDAMLTITFCLEDGPKRYTIGRTLIPRYFRSIFEGGATELYYVLKHPKESFHNNFVSLDCDQCTMVTQNGKPMFTQVCVEGRLYLEFMFDDMMRIKTWHFSIRQHRELIPRSILAMHAQDPQMLDQLSKNITRCGLSNSTLNYLRLCVILEPMQELMSRHKTYSLSPRDCLKTCLFQKWQRMVAPPAEPARQQPSKRRKRKMSGGSTLSSGGGTNNNSNSKKKSPASSFSLSSQVPDLVGTKTCTVLELEDRS, from the exons ATGAGCGACCAACTTGATCTTGCAG GCTGTTCCTCCAAGTCATTCAAGCTGTACTCTCCAAAGGAGCCCCCAAACGGCAGCGCCTTCCCCCCCTTCCACCCGGGCACTATGCTAGACCGAGATGTGGG CCCAACACCTATGTACCCCCCTACATATCTAGAGCCCGGAATAGG GAGGCACACGCCATATGGGAACCAGACAGATTACAGGATATTCGAGCTCAATAAGCGTCTACAGAACTGGACAGAG GACTGTGACAATCTCTGGTGGGATGCCTTCACTACAGAGTTCTTTGAGGATGATGCCATGCTGACGATCACTTTCTGCCTGGAAGATGGGCCCAAGCGATACA CAATTGGCCGGACGTTGATTCCTCGTTATTTCCGCAGTATCTTCGAAGGGGGCGCCACTGAGCTGTACTATGTCTTAAAGCATCCTAAGGAATCATTTCACAATAACTTTGTGTCTCTGGACTGTGACCAGTGCACTATGGTCACACAGAATGGAAAGCCCATGTTTACACAG GTGTGTGTGGAGGGCAGGCTGTACTTGGAGTTCATGTTTGACGACATGATGAGGATAAAGACGTGGCATTTCAGCATAAGGCAGCACCGCGAGCTTATTCCTCGCAGCATCCTTGCCATGCAT GCCCAGGATCCCCAGATGTTGGACCAGCTGTCTAAGAACATCACGAGATGTGGCCTCTCAAACTCCACGCTGAACTATCTGCGA TTGTGTGTAATTTTAGAGCCCATGCAGGAGCTGATGTCCAGACACAAGACCTACAGCTTAAGTCCCCGTGACTGCCTCAAGACATGCCTGTTTCAAAAGTGGCAGAGAATGGTAGCGCCCCCAG CGGAGCCGGCGAGGCAGCAGCCCAGCAAGCGCAGGAAACGGAAGATGTCAGGAGGCAGCACCCTGAGCTCCGGAGGGGGGACCaacaataacagcaacagcaagAAGAAGAGCCCGGCCAGCAGCTTCTCGCTCTCCAGTCAGGTACCT gacctggttggaacaaaaacctgtaCTGTCCTGGAGCTCGAGGACCGGAGTTGA
- the LOC117418237 gene encoding LIM domain-binding protein 1-like isoform X2, with amino-acid sequence MSDQLDLAGCSSKSFKLYSPKEPPNGSAFPPFHPGTMLDRDVGPTPMYPPTYLEPGIGRHTPYGNQTDYRIFELNKRLQNWTEDCDNLWWDAFTTEFFEDDAMLTITFCLEDGPKRYTIGRTLIPRYFRSIFEGGATELYYVLKHPKESFHNNFVSLDCDQCTMVTQNGKPMFTQVCVEGRLYLEFMFDDMMRIKTWHFSIRQHRELIPRSILAMHAQDPQMLDQLSKNITRCGLSNSTLNYLRLCVILEPMQELMSRHKTYSLSPRDCLKTCLFQKWQRMVAPPAEPARQQPSKRRKRKMSGGSTLSSGGGTNNNSNSKKKSPASSFSLSSQVPDVMVVGEPTLMGGEFGDEDERLITRLENTQFDAANGIDDEDSFNNSPALGANSPWNNKAPSSQESKNDNPTSQASQ; translated from the exons ATGAGCGACCAACTTGATCTTGCAG GCTGTTCCTCCAAGTCATTCAAGCTGTACTCTCCAAAGGAGCCCCCAAACGGCAGCGCCTTCCCCCCCTTCCACCCGGGCACTATGCTAGACCGAGATGTGGG CCCAACACCTATGTACCCCCCTACATATCTAGAGCCCGGAATAGG GAGGCACACGCCATATGGGAACCAGACAGATTACAGGATATTCGAGCTCAATAAGCGTCTACAGAACTGGACAGAG GACTGTGACAATCTCTGGTGGGATGCCTTCACTACAGAGTTCTTTGAGGATGATGCCATGCTGACGATCACTTTCTGCCTGGAAGATGGGCCCAAGCGATACA CAATTGGCCGGACGTTGATTCCTCGTTATTTCCGCAGTATCTTCGAAGGGGGCGCCACTGAGCTGTACTATGTCTTAAAGCATCCTAAGGAATCATTTCACAATAACTTTGTGTCTCTGGACTGTGACCAGTGCACTATGGTCACACAGAATGGAAAGCCCATGTTTACACAG GTGTGTGTGGAGGGCAGGCTGTACTTGGAGTTCATGTTTGACGACATGATGAGGATAAAGACGTGGCATTTCAGCATAAGGCAGCACCGCGAGCTTATTCCTCGCAGCATCCTTGCCATGCAT GCCCAGGATCCCCAGATGTTGGACCAGCTGTCTAAGAACATCACGAGATGTGGCCTCTCAAACTCCACGCTGAACTATCTGCGA TTGTGTGTAATTTTAGAGCCCATGCAGGAGCTGATGTCCAGACACAAGACCTACAGCTTAAGTCCCCGTGACTGCCTCAAGACATGCCTGTTTCAAAAGTGGCAGAGAATGGTAGCGCCCCCAG CGGAGCCGGCGAGGCAGCAGCCCAGCAAGCGCAGGAAACGGAAGATGTCAGGAGGCAGCACCCTGAGCTCCGGAGGGGGGACCaacaataacagcaacagcaagAAGAAGAGCCCGGCCAGCAGCTTCTCGCTCTCCAGTCAGGTACCT GATGTCATGGTGGTGGGAGAGCCCACTCTGATGGGCGGGGAGTTCGGGGACGAAGACGAGCGTCTGATCACACGGTTGGAGAACACGCAGTTTGACGCCGCCAATGGCATCGACGACGAGGACAGTTTCAACAACTCCCCAGCGCTGGGAGCCAACAGCCCCTGGAACAACAAAGCCCCCTCCAGCCAGGAGAGCAAGAACGACAACCCCACATCGCAGGCGTCCCAGTaa
- the LOC117418237 gene encoding LIM domain-binding protein 1-like isoform X7: MSVGCACPGCSSKSFKLYSPKEPPNGSAFPPFHPGTMLDRDVGPTPMYPPTYLEPGIGRHTPYGNQTDYRIFELNKRLQNWTEDCDNLWWDAFTTEFFEDDAMLTITFCLEDGPKRYTIGRTLIPRYFRSIFEGGATELYYVLKHPKESFHNNFVSLDCDQCTMVTQNGKPMFTQVCVEGRLYLEFMFDDMMRIKTWHFSIRQHRELIPRSILAMHAQDPQMLDQLSKNITRCGLSNSTLNYLRLCVILEPMQELMSRHKTYSLSPRDCLKTCLFQKWQRMVAPPAEPARQQPSKRRKRKMSGGSTLSSGGGTNNNSNSKKKSPASSFSLSSQDLVGTKTCTVLELEDRS; this comes from the exons GCTGTTCCTCCAAGTCATTCAAGCTGTACTCTCCAAAGGAGCCCCCAAACGGCAGCGCCTTCCCCCCCTTCCACCCGGGCACTATGCTAGACCGAGATGTGGG CCCAACACCTATGTACCCCCCTACATATCTAGAGCCCGGAATAGG GAGGCACACGCCATATGGGAACCAGACAGATTACAGGATATTCGAGCTCAATAAGCGTCTACAGAACTGGACAGAG GACTGTGACAATCTCTGGTGGGATGCCTTCACTACAGAGTTCTTTGAGGATGATGCCATGCTGACGATCACTTTCTGCCTGGAAGATGGGCCCAAGCGATACA CAATTGGCCGGACGTTGATTCCTCGTTATTTCCGCAGTATCTTCGAAGGGGGCGCCACTGAGCTGTACTATGTCTTAAAGCATCCTAAGGAATCATTTCACAATAACTTTGTGTCTCTGGACTGTGACCAGTGCACTATGGTCACACAGAATGGAAAGCCCATGTTTACACAG GTGTGTGTGGAGGGCAGGCTGTACTTGGAGTTCATGTTTGACGACATGATGAGGATAAAGACGTGGCATTTCAGCATAAGGCAGCACCGCGAGCTTATTCCTCGCAGCATCCTTGCCATGCAT GCCCAGGATCCCCAGATGTTGGACCAGCTGTCTAAGAACATCACGAGATGTGGCCTCTCAAACTCCACGCTGAACTATCTGCGA TTGTGTGTAATTTTAGAGCCCATGCAGGAGCTGATGTCCAGACACAAGACCTACAGCTTAAGTCCCCGTGACTGCCTCAAGACATGCCTGTTTCAAAAGTGGCAGAGAATGGTAGCGCCCCCAG CGGAGCCGGCGAGGCAGCAGCCCAGCAAGCGCAGGAAACGGAAGATGTCAGGAGGCAGCACCCTGAGCTCCGGAGGGGGGACCaacaataacagcaacagcaagAAGAAGAGCCCGGCCAGCAGCTTCTCGCTCTCCAGTCAG gacctggttggaacaaaaacctgtaCTGTCCTGGAGCTCGAGGACCGGAGTTGA
- the LOC117418237 gene encoding LIM domain-binding protein 1-like isoform X5, with amino-acid sequence MSVGCACPGCSSKSFKLYSPKEPPNGSAFPPFHPGTMLDRDVGPTPMYPPTYLEPGIGRHTPYGNQTDYRIFELNKRLQNWTEDCDNLWWDAFTTEFFEDDAMLTITFCLEDGPKRYTIGRTLIPRYFRSIFEGGATELYYVLKHPKESFHNNFVSLDCDQCTMVTQNGKPMFTQVCVEGRLYLEFMFDDMMRIKTWHFSIRQHRELIPRSILAMHAQDPQMLDQLSKNITRCGLSNSTLNYLRLCVILEPMQELMSRHKTYSLSPRDCLKTCLFQKWQRMVAPPAEPARQQPSKRRKRKMSGGSTLSSGGGTNNNSNSKKKSPASSFSLSSQVPDLVGTKTCTVLELEDRS; translated from the exons GCTGTTCCTCCAAGTCATTCAAGCTGTACTCTCCAAAGGAGCCCCCAAACGGCAGCGCCTTCCCCCCCTTCCACCCGGGCACTATGCTAGACCGAGATGTGGG CCCAACACCTATGTACCCCCCTACATATCTAGAGCCCGGAATAGG GAGGCACACGCCATATGGGAACCAGACAGATTACAGGATATTCGAGCTCAATAAGCGTCTACAGAACTGGACAGAG GACTGTGACAATCTCTGGTGGGATGCCTTCACTACAGAGTTCTTTGAGGATGATGCCATGCTGACGATCACTTTCTGCCTGGAAGATGGGCCCAAGCGATACA CAATTGGCCGGACGTTGATTCCTCGTTATTTCCGCAGTATCTTCGAAGGGGGCGCCACTGAGCTGTACTATGTCTTAAAGCATCCTAAGGAATCATTTCACAATAACTTTGTGTCTCTGGACTGTGACCAGTGCACTATGGTCACACAGAATGGAAAGCCCATGTTTACACAG GTGTGTGTGGAGGGCAGGCTGTACTTGGAGTTCATGTTTGACGACATGATGAGGATAAAGACGTGGCATTTCAGCATAAGGCAGCACCGCGAGCTTATTCCTCGCAGCATCCTTGCCATGCAT GCCCAGGATCCCCAGATGTTGGACCAGCTGTCTAAGAACATCACGAGATGTGGCCTCTCAAACTCCACGCTGAACTATCTGCGA TTGTGTGTAATTTTAGAGCCCATGCAGGAGCTGATGTCCAGACACAAGACCTACAGCTTAAGTCCCCGTGACTGCCTCAAGACATGCCTGTTTCAAAAGTGGCAGAGAATGGTAGCGCCCCCAG CGGAGCCGGCGAGGCAGCAGCCCAGCAAGCGCAGGAAACGGAAGATGTCAGGAGGCAGCACCCTGAGCTCCGGAGGGGGGACCaacaataacagcaacagcaagAAGAAGAGCCCGGCCAGCAGCTTCTCGCTCTCCAGTCAGGTACCT gacctggttggaacaaaaacctgtaCTGTCCTGGAGCTCGAGGACCGGAGTTGA
- the LOC117418237 gene encoding LIM domain-binding protein 1-like isoform X1, whose product MSVGCACPGCSSKSFKLYSPKEPPNGSAFPPFHPGTMLDRDVGPTPMYPPTYLEPGIGRHTPYGNQTDYRIFELNKRLQNWTEDCDNLWWDAFTTEFFEDDAMLTITFCLEDGPKRYTIGRTLIPRYFRSIFEGGATELYYVLKHPKESFHNNFVSLDCDQCTMVTQNGKPMFTQVCVEGRLYLEFMFDDMMRIKTWHFSIRQHRELIPRSILAMHAQDPQMLDQLSKNITRCGLSNSTLNYLRLCVILEPMQELMSRHKTYSLSPRDCLKTCLFQKWQRMVAPPAEPARQQPSKRRKRKMSGGSTLSSGGGTNNNSNSKKKSPASSFSLSSQVPDVMVVGEPTLMGGEFGDEDERLITRLENTQFDAANGIDDEDSFNNSPALGANSPWNNKAPSSQESKNDNPTSQASQ is encoded by the exons GCTGTTCCTCCAAGTCATTCAAGCTGTACTCTCCAAAGGAGCCCCCAAACGGCAGCGCCTTCCCCCCCTTCCACCCGGGCACTATGCTAGACCGAGATGTGGG CCCAACACCTATGTACCCCCCTACATATCTAGAGCCCGGAATAGG GAGGCACACGCCATATGGGAACCAGACAGATTACAGGATATTCGAGCTCAATAAGCGTCTACAGAACTGGACAGAG GACTGTGACAATCTCTGGTGGGATGCCTTCACTACAGAGTTCTTTGAGGATGATGCCATGCTGACGATCACTTTCTGCCTGGAAGATGGGCCCAAGCGATACA CAATTGGCCGGACGTTGATTCCTCGTTATTTCCGCAGTATCTTCGAAGGGGGCGCCACTGAGCTGTACTATGTCTTAAAGCATCCTAAGGAATCATTTCACAATAACTTTGTGTCTCTGGACTGTGACCAGTGCACTATGGTCACACAGAATGGAAAGCCCATGTTTACACAG GTGTGTGTGGAGGGCAGGCTGTACTTGGAGTTCATGTTTGACGACATGATGAGGATAAAGACGTGGCATTTCAGCATAAGGCAGCACCGCGAGCTTATTCCTCGCAGCATCCTTGCCATGCAT GCCCAGGATCCCCAGATGTTGGACCAGCTGTCTAAGAACATCACGAGATGTGGCCTCTCAAACTCCACGCTGAACTATCTGCGA TTGTGTGTAATTTTAGAGCCCATGCAGGAGCTGATGTCCAGACACAAGACCTACAGCTTAAGTCCCCGTGACTGCCTCAAGACATGCCTGTTTCAAAAGTGGCAGAGAATGGTAGCGCCCCCAG CGGAGCCGGCGAGGCAGCAGCCCAGCAAGCGCAGGAAACGGAAGATGTCAGGAGGCAGCACCCTGAGCTCCGGAGGGGGGACCaacaataacagcaacagcaagAAGAAGAGCCCGGCCAGCAGCTTCTCGCTCTCCAGTCAGGTACCT GATGTCATGGTGGTGGGAGAGCCCACTCTGATGGGCGGGGAGTTCGGGGACGAAGACGAGCGTCTGATCACACGGTTGGAGAACACGCAGTTTGACGCCGCCAATGGCATCGACGACGAGGACAGTTTCAACAACTCCCCAGCGCTGGGAGCCAACAGCCCCTGGAACAACAAAGCCCCCTCCAGCCAGGAGAGCAAGAACGACAACCCCACATCGCAGGCGTCCCAGTaa
- the LOC117418237 gene encoding LIM domain-binding protein 1-like isoform X3, producing MSVGCACPGCSSKSFKLYSPKEPPNGSAFPPFHPGTMLDRDVGPTPMYPPTYLEPGIGRHTPYGNQTDYRIFELNKRLQNWTEDCDNLWWDAFTTEFFEDDAMLTITFCLEDGPKRYTIGRTLIPRYFRSIFEGGATELYYVLKHPKESFHNNFVSLDCDQCTMVTQNGKPMFTQVCVEGRLYLEFMFDDMMRIKTWHFSIRQHRELIPRSILAMHAQDPQMLDQLSKNITRCGLSNSTLNYLRLCVILEPMQELMSRHKTYSLSPRDCLKTCLFQKWQRMVAPPAEPARQQPSKRRKRKMSGGSTLSSGGGTNNNSNSKKKSPASSFSLSSQDVMVVGEPTLMGGEFGDEDERLITRLENTQFDAANGIDDEDSFNNSPALGANSPWNNKAPSSQESKNDNPTSQASQ from the exons GCTGTTCCTCCAAGTCATTCAAGCTGTACTCTCCAAAGGAGCCCCCAAACGGCAGCGCCTTCCCCCCCTTCCACCCGGGCACTATGCTAGACCGAGATGTGGG CCCAACACCTATGTACCCCCCTACATATCTAGAGCCCGGAATAGG GAGGCACACGCCATATGGGAACCAGACAGATTACAGGATATTCGAGCTCAATAAGCGTCTACAGAACTGGACAGAG GACTGTGACAATCTCTGGTGGGATGCCTTCACTACAGAGTTCTTTGAGGATGATGCCATGCTGACGATCACTTTCTGCCTGGAAGATGGGCCCAAGCGATACA CAATTGGCCGGACGTTGATTCCTCGTTATTTCCGCAGTATCTTCGAAGGGGGCGCCACTGAGCTGTACTATGTCTTAAAGCATCCTAAGGAATCATTTCACAATAACTTTGTGTCTCTGGACTGTGACCAGTGCACTATGGTCACACAGAATGGAAAGCCCATGTTTACACAG GTGTGTGTGGAGGGCAGGCTGTACTTGGAGTTCATGTTTGACGACATGATGAGGATAAAGACGTGGCATTTCAGCATAAGGCAGCACCGCGAGCTTATTCCTCGCAGCATCCTTGCCATGCAT GCCCAGGATCCCCAGATGTTGGACCAGCTGTCTAAGAACATCACGAGATGTGGCCTCTCAAACTCCACGCTGAACTATCTGCGA TTGTGTGTAATTTTAGAGCCCATGCAGGAGCTGATGTCCAGACACAAGACCTACAGCTTAAGTCCCCGTGACTGCCTCAAGACATGCCTGTTTCAAAAGTGGCAGAGAATGGTAGCGCCCCCAG CGGAGCCGGCGAGGCAGCAGCCCAGCAAGCGCAGGAAACGGAAGATGTCAGGAGGCAGCACCCTGAGCTCCGGAGGGGGGACCaacaataacagcaacagcaagAAGAAGAGCCCGGCCAGCAGCTTCTCGCTCTCCAGTCAG GATGTCATGGTGGTGGGAGAGCCCACTCTGATGGGCGGGGAGTTCGGGGACGAAGACGAGCGTCTGATCACACGGTTGGAGAACACGCAGTTTGACGCCGCCAATGGCATCGACGACGAGGACAGTTTCAACAACTCCCCAGCGCTGGGAGCCAACAGCCCCTGGAACAACAAAGCCCCCTCCAGCCAGGAGAGCAAGAACGACAACCCCACATCGCAGGCGTCCCAGTaa
- the LOC117418237 gene encoding LIM domain-binding protein 1-like isoform X4, whose product MLDRDVGPTPMYPPTYLEPGIGRHTPYGNQTDYRIFELNKRLQNWTEDCDNLWWDAFTTEFFEDDAMLTITFCLEDGPKRYTIGRTLIPRYFRSIFEGGATELYYVLKHPKESFHNNFVSLDCDQCTMVTQNGKPMFTQVCVEGRLYLEFMFDDMMRIKTWHFSIRQHRELIPRSILAMHAQDPQMLDQLSKNITRCGLSNSTLNYLRLCVILEPMQELMSRHKTYSLSPRDCLKTCLFQKWQRMVAPPAEPARQQPSKRRKRKMSGGSTLSSGGGTNNNSNSKKKSPASSFSLSSQVPDVMVVGEPTLMGGEFGDEDERLITRLENTQFDAANGIDDEDSFNNSPALGANSPWNNKAPSSQESKNDNPTSQASQ is encoded by the exons ATGCTAGACCGAGATGTGGG CCCAACACCTATGTACCCCCCTACATATCTAGAGCCCGGAATAGG GAGGCACACGCCATATGGGAACCAGACAGATTACAGGATATTCGAGCTCAATAAGCGTCTACAGAACTGGACAGAG GACTGTGACAATCTCTGGTGGGATGCCTTCACTACAGAGTTCTTTGAGGATGATGCCATGCTGACGATCACTTTCTGCCTGGAAGATGGGCCCAAGCGATACA CAATTGGCCGGACGTTGATTCCTCGTTATTTCCGCAGTATCTTCGAAGGGGGCGCCACTGAGCTGTACTATGTCTTAAAGCATCCTAAGGAATCATTTCACAATAACTTTGTGTCTCTGGACTGTGACCAGTGCACTATGGTCACACAGAATGGAAAGCCCATGTTTACACAG GTGTGTGTGGAGGGCAGGCTGTACTTGGAGTTCATGTTTGACGACATGATGAGGATAAAGACGTGGCATTTCAGCATAAGGCAGCACCGCGAGCTTATTCCTCGCAGCATCCTTGCCATGCAT GCCCAGGATCCCCAGATGTTGGACCAGCTGTCTAAGAACATCACGAGATGTGGCCTCTCAAACTCCACGCTGAACTATCTGCGA TTGTGTGTAATTTTAGAGCCCATGCAGGAGCTGATGTCCAGACACAAGACCTACAGCTTAAGTCCCCGTGACTGCCTCAAGACATGCCTGTTTCAAAAGTGGCAGAGAATGGTAGCGCCCCCAG CGGAGCCGGCGAGGCAGCAGCCCAGCAAGCGCAGGAAACGGAAGATGTCAGGAGGCAGCACCCTGAGCTCCGGAGGGGGGACCaacaataacagcaacagcaagAAGAAGAGCCCGGCCAGCAGCTTCTCGCTCTCCAGTCAGGTACCT GATGTCATGGTGGTGGGAGAGCCCACTCTGATGGGCGGGGAGTTCGGGGACGAAGACGAGCGTCTGATCACACGGTTGGAGAACACGCAGTTTGACGCCGCCAATGGCATCGACGACGAGGACAGTTTCAACAACTCCCCAGCGCTGGGAGCCAACAGCCCCTGGAACAACAAAGCCCCCTCCAGCCAGGAGAGCAAGAACGACAACCCCACATCGCAGGCGTCCCAGTaa